The Streptomyces sp. NBC_00691 genome has a segment encoding these proteins:
- a CDS encoding class I SAM-dependent methyltransferase, producing the protein MTSASGTAEFDAIAPGYDASRGGTARAAGFAEQLAPLLDPGLPVLDIGVGTGIVAAELTARGHVVYGLDLSTGMLARALERLGPRVAVADACRLPVRTGSVSQAVSTWLLHTGPDHGMVFDEVARVLRPGGRYLVIPAGGTRPADDIGVVVGELEDRLDPLRTRQDGPRTLAPIAEARGLVYRGAASERPTAFRVSPRAMARSLSGGLFTGAWSVTGDGATRLVAETRERLLALPDPDVPRVREMADFVMVFEKP; encoded by the coding sequence ATGACTTCGGCCTCCGGCACGGCGGAGTTCGACGCGATCGCCCCCGGCTACGACGCCTCGCGCGGTGGTACGGCCCGGGCCGCCGGCTTCGCCGAGCAGCTCGCGCCGCTGCTCGACCCCGGCCTCCCGGTGCTCGACATCGGCGTGGGCACGGGGATAGTGGCGGCCGAACTGACCGCGCGCGGCCATGTGGTGTACGGCCTCGACCTGTCGACCGGGATGCTCGCCCGGGCCCTGGAGCGGCTCGGGCCGCGGGTGGCGGTGGCGGACGCCTGCCGCCTTCCGGTACGGACCGGCTCGGTGAGCCAGGCGGTGTCCACCTGGCTGCTGCACACCGGCCCCGACCACGGCATGGTCTTCGACGAGGTCGCCCGGGTCCTCCGCCCGGGCGGCCGCTATCTGGTGATCCCCGCCGGGGGCACCCGTCCCGCGGACGACATCGGGGTCGTGGTGGGCGAGCTGGAGGACCGGCTCGACCCGCTCCGGACCCGTCAGGACGGGCCGCGGACCCTCGCGCCGATCGCCGAGGCGCGGGGACTCGTCTACCGGGGCGCGGCCTCCGAACGCCCCACGGCCTTCCGGGTGTCGCCCCGCGCGATGGCCCGCTCCCTGTCGGGCGGCCTGTTCACCGGCGCCTGGTCGGTCACGGGCGACGGCGCCACCCGTCTGGTGGCGGAGACCCGGGAGCGCCTCCTCGCGCTCCCGGACCCCGACGTGCCCCGCGTACGGGAGATGGCCGACTTCGTCATGGTGTTCGAGAAACCCTGA